A window of the Rhodoferax sp. GW822-FHT02A01 genome harbors these coding sequences:
- the gluQRS gene encoding tRNA glutamyl-Q(34) synthetase GluQRS, with the protein MSAAGPSQAYRGRFAPSPTGPLHAGSLVAALASWLDARAQQGQWLVRIEDVDLPRCVPGVDQHILQQLAACGLYPDQPPVWQSQRTDLYRRALDRLIECDQAYPCACTRKDIEEALHANGKTKPRHGELVYPGTCRDGLHGKPARAWRFRTPEQSVVHWTDRRCGPQVQDVAQAVGDFVLLRADGLFAYQLAVVVDDADQGVTHVVRGEDLSDNTPRQILLQRALGYPTPHYLHTPLVLAEDGQKLSKQNGAAALDTSTAEAALAALDQAAESLGLHPRGNRDNRGMALAAWVAHWRAMY; encoded by the coding sequence GTGAGCGCCGCCGGGCCGTCGCAAGCCTATAGGGGCAGGTTTGCGCCCTCTCCCACGGGTCCGCTGCATGCAGGCTCGCTGGTGGCCGCGCTGGCGAGCTGGCTGGATGCCCGCGCACAGCAAGGCCAATGGCTGGTGCGTATCGAAGATGTCGATCTGCCGCGCTGTGTGCCCGGAGTAGACCAGCACATCCTGCAACAACTCGCCGCCTGCGGCCTGTACCCCGACCAACCGCCCGTGTGGCAAAGCCAGCGTACAGACCTGTATCGCCGGGCCCTGGACCGGCTCATAGAGTGCGACCAGGCCTACCCCTGCGCCTGCACCCGCAAGGACATAGAAGAAGCCCTGCACGCCAATGGCAAGACCAAGCCGCGCCACGGTGAACTGGTGTACCCCGGAACCTGCCGCGATGGCTTGCACGGCAAGCCGGCACGTGCCTGGCGCTTTCGCACGCCAGAGCAATCGGTGGTGCACTGGACGGACAGGCGCTGCGGCCCGCAGGTGCAGGATGTTGCCCAGGCCGTGGGCGACTTCGTGCTGCTGCGGGCAGACGGCCTGTTTGCCTACCAGCTGGCAGTCGTGGTGGACGATGCGGACCAGGGCGTCACCCATGTCGTGCGCGGGGAAGACCTGTCCGACAACACGCCGCGCCAGATCCTGCTGCAGCGGGCCCTGGGCTACCCCACGCCACATTACCTGCACACGCCGCTGGTGCTGGCAGAAGATGGCCAAAAGCTCAGCAAACAAAATGGCGCCGCTGCGCTGGATACCAGCACCGCTGAAGCCGCGCTGGCTGCATTGGATCAGGCCGCCGAAAGCCTGGGACTGCATCCCCGCGGAAACCGCGACAATAGGGGGATGGCACTGGCCGCCTGGGTTGCCCACTGGCGCGCCATGTATTGA
- a CDS encoding LysR family transcriptional regulator — MQTPRDVLTPDALSMLQTIASTGSFAAAARQMGMVPSALTYRVRQIEDALDVLLFDRSSRQAKMTAAGAELLSEGARLLGEIDAVANRVKRVATGWESRFTIALDTIVSKTTMMELCDAFYALNPPTQIRLRDETLSGTLEALTSGQADLAIGTGPDSSNVSGLQSKPLGTAHFIFAIAPHHPLAKAQEPLSDAVIQQHRAVAVADSVQRGSGQTFGIFSGQEVFTVASMRDKLDAQLRGLGVGHLPAGMATRYLESGRLVFKQTERAKRLVTVHYAWRQTKNQSQGRAMQWWLSQLESPTTRNALLENHASY, encoded by the coding sequence ATGCAAACTCCCCGCGATGTACTGACGCCCGACGCTCTCTCCATGCTGCAAACCATTGCGAGTACCGGCAGCTTTGCCGCGGCGGCCCGTCAAATGGGCATGGTGCCCAGCGCGCTGACCTACCGGGTTCGCCAAATTGAAGATGCGCTGGACGTGCTGCTGTTTGACCGCAGCTCGCGCCAGGCAAAGATGACTGCGGCCGGCGCCGAGCTGCTCAGTGAAGGCGCGCGCCTGCTGGGGGAGATTGACGCGGTGGCAAACCGCGTGAAACGTGTCGCCACCGGTTGGGAATCGCGCTTCACCATCGCCCTGGACACCATTGTTTCCAAAACCACCATGATGGAACTCTGCGATGCCTTTTACGCCCTGAACCCTCCCACCCAAATCCGCCTGCGCGACGAAACGCTCTCGGGCACGCTGGAAGCCCTCACCTCGGGCCAGGCCGATCTGGCCATAGGCACAGGCCCGGATTCCAGCAATGTGAGCGGACTGCAGAGCAAGCCTTTGGGCACAGCCCATTTCATCTTTGCCATCGCCCCGCACCACCCATTGGCCAAGGCACAGGAGCCGTTATCCGATGCAGTCATTCAACAGCACCGGGCCGTGGCGGTAGCAGACTCGGTGCAGCGCGGCAGTGGCCAGACCTTTGGCATCTTCAGTGGCCAGGAGGTCTTTACCGTGGCCAGCATGCGCGACAAGCTGGACGCACAACTGCGCGGACTGGGTGTCGGTCACCTGCCCGCGGGCATGGCCACGCGCTATCTGGAGTCCGGCCGCCTGGTGTTCAAACAGACCGAACGCGCCAAACGCCTGGTCACCGTGCACTACGCCTGGCGCCAGACCAAGAACCAGAGCCAGGGCCGCGCCATGCAGTGGTGGCTGTCTCAATTGGAGAGCCCGACCACGCGCAACGCGCTGCTGGAGAACCACGCCAGCTACTAA
- a CDS encoding FAD-dependent oxidoreductase, producing the protein MSNSKRIAIVGGGMAAIACARTLVQAGHSVTVFEKSHGFGGRMSTRSSAFGSFDHGAQYFTVRDGRFAQALETTPSICRRWSANTVQVLDSHGRVAEAGLPAREPHWVAKPGMSSLVRAWAQPLIDNRSVELQVRVTAIEKDALDSHKWQLRTAGAEDSTHVFSGFDSVVLAIPGPQAEVLLKTHKAASALAKKVAKSTVAPCWTLMVAFPQAVQPGLTTLGPQWNAARSTHHRIAWLARESSKPGRSAVERWTVQASAAWSQEHLQDDASRVTAKLIKAFAEVTGIRAEPAHAEVHRWLYAKTEKPLGVSHLWDAKLGLGVCGDWCLGHRVEDAFVSGLELALAML; encoded by the coding sequence ATGAGCAATTCCAAACGCATCGCAATCGTGGGGGGAGGCATGGCAGCCATTGCCTGTGCCCGCACTCTGGTACAGGCGGGCCATAGCGTGACGGTGTTCGAGAAGAGCCATGGCTTTGGCGGACGCATGTCCACCCGCAGCAGTGCCTTTGGCAGCTTTGACCATGGCGCCCAATATTTCACGGTGCGTGACGGCCGTTTTGCGCAAGCGCTGGAAACCACGCCCAGCATCTGCCGCCGCTGGAGTGCCAATACGGTGCAAGTGCTGGACTCCCACGGCCGCGTGGCCGAAGCAGGCCTGCCGGCGCGCGAGCCGCACTGGGTCGCCAAACCCGGCATGAGCAGCTTGGTGCGCGCCTGGGCCCAGCCCCTGATTGACAACCGCTCGGTCGAGTTGCAGGTGCGCGTCACCGCCATCGAAAAGGATGCGCTGGATTCGCACAAGTGGCAATTGCGCACCGCAGGTGCAGAAGACAGCACGCATGTATTCAGCGGGTTTGACTCCGTCGTATTGGCCATTCCCGGCCCGCAAGCCGAAGTGCTGCTCAAGACGCACAAGGCGGCTTCGGCACTGGCCAAGAAAGTGGCCAAGTCCACGGTGGCACCATGCTGGACCCTGATGGTGGCCTTTCCGCAAGCCGTTCAGCCCGGTCTGACCACACTGGGCCCGCAATGGAATGCCGCCCGAAGCACCCACCACCGCATCGCCTGGCTGGCACGTGAATCCAGCAAGCCCGGACGCAGTGCCGTGGAGCGCTGGACGGTGCAGGCAAGCGCCGCTTGGTCACAGGAACATCTGCAGGACGACGCCAGCCGTGTCACCGCCAAGCTGATCAAGGCCTTTGCCGAAGTCACCGGCATCCGTGCCGAACCGGCCCACGCCGAAGTGCACCGCTGGCTTTACGCCAAGACGGAAAAGCCCCTGGGCGTGTCCCACCTGTGGGACGCCAAGCTAGGCCTGGGTGTTTGCGGCGACTGGTGCCTGGGCCACCGCGTGGAAGACGCCTTTGTGTCAGGACTGGAACTGGCACTCGCCATGTTGTGA
- the trmB gene encoding tRNA (guanosine(46)-N7)-methyltransferase TrmB, which produces MNTENTPPQDGAEAPKPFMRTIKSFVKRAGRTTVGQAKAFQQLGPRFLLPYQQSLLDFQAAFASPDAAPTQRPVVLEIGFGMGEATAKIAATLADTNFLCCEVHEPGVGALLKRIGENQLTNIRICAHDAVEVIDHMLPLASLDGVHIFFPDPWHKTKHNKRRLIQAPLVAKLAARLKPGGYLHCATDWEPYAQQILEVLSAEPQLRNRALASNPELKGYAPKPHYRPLTKFENRGIRLGHGVWDLVFERV; this is translated from the coding sequence ATGAATACCGAGAACACCCCACCCCAAGACGGCGCGGAGGCCCCCAAGCCTTTCATGCGCACCATCAAGAGCTTTGTGAAACGCGCAGGTCGCACCACGGTCGGCCAGGCCAAAGCCTTTCAGCAGCTGGGCCCCAGGTTCCTGCTCCCCTACCAGCAAAGCCTGCTGGATTTCCAGGCGGCCTTTGCCTCGCCGGACGCAGCGCCCACCCAGCGCCCTGTGGTGCTGGAGATCGGCTTTGGCATGGGCGAAGCCACGGCCAAGATTGCGGCCACCCTGGCCGATACCAACTTCCTGTGTTGTGAGGTGCATGAGCCCGGCGTGGGCGCGCTGCTGAAGCGCATTGGCGAGAACCAGCTGACCAACATCCGCATCTGTGCGCATGACGCGGTGGAGGTCATTGACCACATGCTGCCCCTGGCCAGCTTGGACGGCGTGCACATCTTCTTCCCCGACCCCTGGCACAAGACCAAGCACAACAAGCGCCGGCTGATCCAGGCACCGCTGGTGGCCAAGCTGGCGGCACGCCTCAAGCCCGGCGGCTATCTGCACTGCGCCACTGATTGGGAGCCCTACGCCCAGCAGATTCTGGAAGTGCTCAGCGCCGAGCCGCAGTTGCGCAACCGCGCGCTGGCGAGCAACCCCGAGCTCAAGGGCTACGCGCCCAAGCCGCATTACCGCCCCCTCACCAAGTTCGAGAACCGTGGCATCCGGTTGGGCCACGGCGTGTGGGATCTGGTCTTCGAGCGCGTCTGA